Proteins encoded by one window of Nicotiana tabacum cultivar K326 chromosome 10, ASM71507v2, whole genome shotgun sequence:
- the LOC107759647 gene encoding bidirectional sugar transporter SWEET2: MVSLVLSQTLEICKDVAGIAGNIFAFGLFLSPIPTFRRVIRNQSTEQFSGLPYYSNIYGLLNYLICAWYGTPLISPDNLLVTTVNSVGAVFQLAYIVLFVMSIEKEKKFRMLGWILTVFGLFSIIVIGSLLILDLQIRRIIIGSLSCASLISMFASPLFIINLVIRTRSVEFMPFYLSLSTFLMSASFFLYGTFSFDPFIYVPNGIGMVLGVVQLLLFAYYRNSSRGDFTEGFIVSY, from the exons ATGGTTTCTTTAGTTTTGTCTCAAACTCTGGAAATTTGTAAAGATGTAGCTGGAATCGCCG GGAATATATTTGCTTTTGGATTGTTTCTGTCTCCAAT ACCTACATTCAGGAGAGTAATCAGAAACCAATCGACCGAACAGTTCTCGGGGTTGCCATACTATAGTAACATATATGGGCTATTGAACTACTTGATCTGTGCCTGGTATGGCACACCTCTCATATCTCCTGACAATTTGTTGGTTACAACCGTCAATTCAGTTGGTGCTGTTTTTCAACTTGCCTACATTGTACTTTTTGTGATGTCTATAGAGAAAGAGAAAAAG TTCAGGATGCTGGGATGGATACTCACAGTCTTTGGCCTATTCTCAATTATTGTAATTGGAAGCTTGCTTATACTTGACCTTCAAATCCGACGCATCATTATTGGCTCCCTGAGTTGTGCTTCCCTCATATCAATGTTTGCTTCCCCACTGTTTATTATT AATCTGGTGATCAGGACCAGGAGCGTCGAATTCATGCCGTTTTACCTATCCCTCTCTACCTTCCTAATGAGTGCCTCTTTCTTTTTGTATGGAACTTTCAGTTTCGATCCTTTTATATAT GTACCAAATGGCATAGGAATGGTTTTAGGAGTTGTACAATTGCTTTTATTTGCATATTACAGAAATTCTTCTAGAGGAGACTTTACTGAAGGCTTTATAGTGTCTTATTAG